In one Leishmania major strain Friedlin complete genome, chromosome 13 genomic region, the following are encoded:
- a CDS encoding putative endomembrane protein has product MGLSSLLTLAALVCMLCMRAASASKHTYLGGDEVKVFVSKMHPHGNTHETYSYAFVPGCPLQEETSLTLGELLAGESIFTLATDIRFNHNTSNRFLCKRKFNAYEANMLAYAIEHDYRYDLTIDELPVWGAIGNKIDDNHLSIFLHQTFYIGVNGNEIVNVTLETSSPAKLEINTDYAFKYSVVFEPSSVEYANRFSTVFETRYVGSRTRLASLINASLIVLLLLSLIALILSRTLRSEHAKMEREAQFRFEEQDIIDESGWRCLYADVFRVPRHTGIFCAILGCGTQLLLLTVFAIFLSVVSNHRISMSHNLVTFSVFGYACTSGIAGYVSGYQFMGCGFLAPPMASKWIRAFHVTFFLVPVIYVTAFFPTWFIAMIYGTTNFPYFAGVIVVLFVWVFIAYPLCLAGVLCSRYVFRRTERRRNIPHVNQIPRLIPQPPRKLLAPCYLLLVSGILPFIVVFVEFNFVFTSIWSLRPFHLYGFLTITAIFYIVVTACVSVVATFVLLSTENHYWKWMSIGFGASCAAYTFGYAVFFYLFKSSMHGLFMFLLYYAYCFVIMMFLALIGGTVSYFAASYFVKAIYAQAKND; this is encoded by the coding sequence ATGGGCCTTTCCTCTTTGCTAACTTTGGCAgcgcttgtgtgcatgcTCTGCATGCGCGCTGCCAGCGCATCGAAGCATACATACCTGGGCGGTGATGAGGTCAAAGTCTTTGTTAGCAAAATGCACCCGCACGGCAACACACACGAGACTTACTCCTACGCATTTGTGCCAGGGTGCCCTTTACAGGAAGAGACGTCACTCACTCTTGGCGAGCTTCTTGCGGGTGAAAGCATCTTCACTTTAGCCACGGATATTCGATTCAACCACAACACTAGCAATAGGTTTTTGTGCAAACGCAAATTCAATGCCTATGAAGCAAATATGTTGGCGTATGCAATCGAACACGACTATCGTTACGACCTCACTATCGATGAGCTACCAGTGTGGGGTGCGATCGGCAACAAAATCGATGACAATCACCTTTCGATTTTCCTTCACCAGACATTTTACATCGGTGTGAACGGAAATGAAATTGTGAACGTCACGTTGGAGACGAGCTCACCAGCGAAACTCGAAATCAATACTGATTACGCCTTTAAGTATTCAGTAGTTTTCGAGCCATCGAGCGTGGAGTACGCCAATCGATTTTCGACCGTATTCGAAACGCGCTACGTCGGCTCCCGAACGCGGCTCGCCTCTCTTATCAACGCGAGCTTGATTGTGTTGTTACTTCTTTCTCTCATCGCACTCATTCTTTCCCgaacgctgcgcagcgagcaCGCGAAAATGGAAAGGGAGGCGCAGTTTCGTTTCGAAGAGCAGGACATCATCGACGAGTCAGGGTGGAGGTGCCTGTACGCGGATGTGTTTCGGGTGCCGCGACATACTGGCATATTTTGTGCCATCCTTGGGTGCGGCACGCAGCTTCTGTTGCTGACAGTCTTCGCCATTTTTCTGTCCGTCGTGAGCAATCATCGTATCTCGATGAGCCACAACTTGGTGACCTTTTCTGTATTTGGGTATGCCTGCACTAGTGGCATTGCCGGCTATGTTTCCGGCTATCAGTTCATGGGGTGTGGCTTCCTGGCACCGCCCATGGCGTCGAAGTGGATTCGCGCATTTCATGTCACATTCTTCTTGGTGCCGGTGATTTACGTCACGGCTTTTTTTCCCACCTGGTTCATTGCAATGATATATGGGACTACGAATTTTCCATACTTTGCAGGAGTCATTGTTGTTCTGTTTGTGTGGGTTTTCATTGCATATCCGCTGTGCCTCGCCGGTGTTCTGTGCAGCCGTTACGTATTTCGGCGAACGGAGCGGAGAAGAAATATCCCGCACGTCAATCAAATTCCACGCCTCATTCCGCAGCCACCGCGGAAATTGCTAGCACCTTGCTACCTCTTGTTGGTGAGTGGCATCCTTCCTTTCATAGTTGTCTTCGTAGAATTCAACTTTGTTTTCACTTCCATCTGGTCACTCAGGCCTTTTCACTTGTACGGATTTCTCACTATTACAGCAATTTTTTACATTGTCGTAaccgcgtgcgtgtcggtTGTTGCGACTTTTGTACTGCTGTCGACAGAGAACCATTACTGGAAATGGATGTCCATCGGCTTTGGGGCATCCTGCGCGGCTTACACTTTTGGCTATGCGGTCTTCTTTTATCTTTTCAAATCCTCGATGCATGGTCTGTTCATGTTTCTGCTCTACTACGCGTATTGCTTTGTGATTATGATGTTTTTAGCTCTCATCGGTGGAACGGTGAGCTATTTCGCTGCCTCTTACTTTGTGAAGGCGATTTATGCGCAAGCGAAGAATGACTGA